The following proteins are encoded in a genomic region of Arachis stenosperma cultivar V10309 chromosome 4, arast.V10309.gnm1.PFL2, whole genome shotgun sequence:
- the LOC130975940 gene encoding F-box/LRR-repeat protein 4-like — MRGLFAIGNGCKKLRNLILRHKGLEAIATGCKELTHLEVNGRHNIRALGLESIGRYCQYDGEGCKFLQTLQQVDYSNLGDDAICGIPIGCRNLKKLHIHCCYEVLHLHGYLVYHVKLHLKTNIFGMACFQNTLCVM; from the exons ATGAG gggtttgtttgcTATTGGTAATGGATGCAAGAAGTTAAGGAATCTAATACTAAGGCACAAGGGTTTGGAAGCAATCGCTACCGGATGCAAGGAACTTACACATCTTGAAGTCAATGGACGTCACAACATTCGAGCTTTGGGGCTAGAATCCATTGGAAGATATTGCCAATAT GATGGAGAAGGATGCAAGTTCCTACAAACTCTTCAACAGGTAGATTACTCAAACCTTGGGGATGATGCTATATGTGGTATACCTATTGGCTGTAGGAATTTAAAGAAACTTCATATCCATTGCTGTTATGAGGTACTTCATTTGCATGGCTATTTGGTTTACCATGTTAAACTTCATTTAAAAACGAATATTTTTGGGATGGCTTGCTTTCAAAATACTCTCTGTGTAATGTAA
- the LOC130975941 gene encoding putative late blight resistance protein homolog R1A-3 gives MATWEDLENDSDDDDEETETKSQTCLMADHIDQAENSFLKEKVREAKTACDLVEENKQLRAQVRSCESNHCVLAYVDCFKQNEEFLREVKRLKEDLAKFTQSSETEGFIQKKEVGPSNSLEVEDIADMYLDKLVERSLVQVASRRSDGGVKTCRVHDLLRDLCISESRENKFMEVCTNLDAIKCNSRRMSLQYRGELRLTEDTQSSARSLLLFGESTFWENESQGWKQIRNDFKLARVLDMNQVLLCLSPRGLKTLIHLRFLKVTASSTRIGNDVLASLCNLWNLETLYLWIEEPITLPNKIWKLKSLRHVYLDIDVYSLKKMWHIGASISKMKIGETKVENLQTLNNIYLNARTASVLKKGMFPNLTKLTLRKGPPEKEFLENSLRCLNKLRTLKLLCIEKLPLDPNAYPTNLTKITIGYFPQLDARMIKTLGRLSKLQILKLVDGGIYGDVNCVAGDFPQLQVLHLSEVQLDGRWKVEEGAMPQIRYCNDPLILDLER, from the exons ATGGCCACATGGGAAGACTTGGAGAATGactctgatgatgatgatgaagaaacCGAGACCAAGTCACAGACATGTCTCATGGCAGACCACATAGATCAG GCCGAAAACAGTtttctaaaagaaaaagtgagagaGGCCAAaactgcttgtgatcttgtTGAAGAAAATAAGCAGTTAAGAGCCCAAGTTAGGAGCTGTGAAAGTAACCATTGTGTTCTTGCATATGTGGACTGTTTTAAGCAAAATGAAGAGTTTCTTAGAGAGGTTAAAAGACTTAAGGAAGACTTGGCCAAGTTTACACAAAGTTCCGAAA CTGAAGGGTTCATTCAGAAAAAAGAAGTTGGACCATCAAATTCACTAGAAGTAGAAGATATTGCTGACATGTATTTAGATAAGCTGGTGGAACGGAGCTTGGTGCAAGTGGCAAGTAGGAGGAGTGATGGGGGTGTGAAGACATGTCGAGTCCATGATCTTCTTCGTGACCTATGCATTTCAGAGAGTAGGGAAAATAAATTTATGGAAGTGTGCACAAATTTGGATGCTATTAAGTGTAATTCTCGTAGGATGTCTCTCCAGTATAGAGGAGAACTGAGGCTAACCGAAGATACCCAATCATCTGCACGCTCTCTGCTTCTGTTTGGTGAAAGCACTTTCTGGGAGAATGAATCACAAGGGTGGAAACAGATAAGGAATGACTTCAAGTTGGCTCGTGTATTGGACATGAACCAAGTGTTGCTATGTTTATCACCTCGTGGATTGAAGACATTGATCCATCTAAGGTTTTTGAAAGTCACAGCATCTTCTACAAGAATTGGAAATGATGTTTTAGCTTCTCTATGCAACCTTTGGAATCTAGAAACGCTATACTTATGGATTGAAGAGCCTATTACTCTACCAAACAAAATATGGAAGCTCAAGTCACTCAGGCATGTGTATTTAGACATTGATGTTTacagtttaaaaaaaatgtggcATATAGGAGCATCAATATCGAAGATGAAAATTGGAGAAACAAAGGTGGAGAATCTTCAAACACTGAATAACATCTATCTTAATGCAAGAACAGCAAGCGTCCTAAAAAAGGGCATGTTCCCCAACTTGACAAAATTAACTTTGCGTAAAGGGCCGCCAGAAAAAGAATTCTTAGAGAACAGTTTGCGGTGCCTAAACAAACTCCGAACGCTAAAGCTACTTTGCATCGAGAAGCTTCCATTAGATCCGAATGCGTATCCTACAAATCTTACCAAGATTACCATAGGATACTTTCCTCAACTGGATGCAAGAATGATAAAGACCCTGGGACGGCTATCCAAACTGCAAATCTTGAAACTCGTTGACGGAGGCATATATGGCGATGTTAATTGCGTAGCTGGTGACTTCCCACAGCTTCAAGTACTACATCTGAGTGAGGTTCAACTGGATGGTAGATGGAAGGTAGAGGAAGGAGCAATGCCTCAGATTCGATATTGCAACGACCCTCTCATCCTTGACTTAGAGCGATAA